One genomic region from Myxocyprinus asiaticus isolate MX2 ecotype Aquarium Trade chromosome 27, UBuf_Myxa_2, whole genome shotgun sequence encodes:
- the tcirg1b gene encoding T cell immune regulator 1, ATPase H+ transporting V0 subunit a3b, whose product MGSLFRSEEVCLVQLFLQSGSAYNCVSELGELGIVEFRDLNPNVNAFQRKFVSEVRRCEELEKTFVFLEQEIIRSFSQKLQPPIPIPPAPQPRELLTIEEESERLSRELKEVSRNRDNLRSQYTQLCQYRGVLKQTHSLTASQAPLVSFDPVGLVENRQDVRLSFVAGVVHPWKAPAFERLLWRACRGYIIVDFHEMEEKLEHPDSGEEVQWTVFLISFWGDQIGQKVKKICDCFHTQTFPYPENQAEREETLNGLRGRIEDIKSVMGETEQYMQQLLVRALARLPEWCVQVQKCKAVQMVLNYCSPSVTDKCLIAEAWCPVSQLPTLQSALREGGRKSGSSVDSFYNRLPATTSPPTLFPTNAFTAGFQNIVDAYGVASYREVNPAVYTIITFPFLFAVMFGDVGHGLLMTLAALWMVLEEKDPKLRNSTNEIWCMMFGGRYLILLMGLFSIYTGAIYNECFSRGLSTFSSGWHVQPNAEHYNWTEETFKSNQYLSLDPNITGVFTGPYPFGIDPIWGLTSNHLTFLNSYKMKMSVIIGVIHMTFGVCLSMFNYIHFREISSIFLVLIPELCFMLCLFGYLVFMVIYKWVVYGPLNSDSAPSILIHFIDMFLFTENKDNKPLYEGQMTVQKILVIVALLSVPVLLLGKPIQEYITYRKKKTQFTGDRRHLLAENGSVNSRQGDVDDQEEEFDASNVFMHQAIHTIEYCLGCISNTASYLRLWALSLAHAQLSEVLWLMVMQNSFKQLSYVGSVIMVVIFAAFAVLTISILLVMEGLSAFLHALRLHWVEFQNKFYSGSGYKLSPFAFSSIISASSLN is encoded by the exons ATGGGGTCTCTGTTCCGCAGTGAAGAAGTCTGTCTGGTACAGCTCTTCCTCCAGTCTGGATCGGCTTACAACTGTGTCAGTGAACTGGGAGAACTGGGAATTGTGGAGTTCAGAGAT TTGAATCCAAATGTGAATGCGTTCCAGAGAAAGTTTGTGAGTGAAGTAAGGAGATGTGAAGAGTTGGAGAAAACATTTG TATTTTTGGAGCAGGAGATCATTCGCAGTTTCTCTCAGAAACTACAACCGCCCATTCCCATCCCTCCTGCCCCCCAGCCCAGAGAACTCCTCACCATCGAGGAGGAGAGTGAGCGCTTGTCCCGTGAACTCAAGGAg GTGTCCAGGAACAGAGACAACCTCCGATCTCAGTATACTCAGCTGTGTCAGTACAGAGGAGTTTTAAAACAGACACATTCACTCACGGCATCACAG GCCCCGCTGGTCTCGTTTGACCCTGTGGGTCTGGTAGAGAACAGGCAGGACGTCAGGCTGAGCTTTGTGGCTGGCGTGGTCCACCCGTGGAAAGCGCCCGCATTTGAGAGGCTGCTATGGCGAGCTTGTCGTGGTTACATCATTGTGGACTTTCATGAGATGGAAGAGAAACTTGAACATCCTGATTCT GGGGAAGAGGTACAGTGGACCGTGTTTTTAATTTCATTCTGGGGAGATCAGATCGGACAGAAAGTGAAGAAGATCTGTGATTG CTTCCACACACAAACGTTTCCTTACCCCGAGAACCAGGCAGAGAGAGAAGAGACTCTGAATGGACTTAGAGGACGAATCGAAGACATTAAATCA GTGATGGGTGAGACGGAGCAGTACATGCAGCAGTTGCTGGTTCGAGCATTGGCTCGTCTGCCCGAGTGGTGTGTTCAAGTACAGAAGTGTAAGGCTGTGCAGATGGTGCTGAACTACTGCAGCCCGTCCGTCACAGATAAATGTCTGATCGCAGAAGCCTGGTGCCCCGTCAGCCAGCTGCCCACCCTGCAGAGCGCCCTGCGAGAGGGAGGG AGGAAAAGTGGCAGTAGTGTGGATTCTTTCTATAACCGTTTGCCGGCCACTACCTCTCCTCCCACACTGTTCCCTACCAATGCCTTCACTGCAGGATTCCAGAACATTGTGGATGCTTACGGAGTAGCGAGCTACAGGGAGGTTAACCCAG CTGTGTACACCATCATCACATTTCCCTTCCTGTTTGCTGTCATGTTTGGAGATGTTGGGCACGGCCTTCTGATGACACTAGCGGCACTCTGGATGGTTCTGGAGGAGAAAGACCCAAAACTGAGGAACAGTACTaatgag ATCTGGTGTATGATGTTTGGAGGTCGATATCTGATTCTGCTGATGGGGTTGTTTTCTATCTATACTGGAGCCATTTACAATGAGTGTTTCAGTAGAGGCCTCAGCACCTTCTCTTCCGGGTGGCATGTCCAGCCCAATGCAGAGCACTACAACTGGAC AGAGGAGACATTCAAAAGTAATCAGTATCTCTCGCTGGATCCCAACATCACAGGTGTTTTCACCGGCCCATATCCTTTTGGAATTGATCCT ATTTGGGGTCTAACCAGTAATCACTTGACATTCCTCAACAGCTATAAGATGAAGATGTCTGTCATTATTGGGGTCATTCACATGACTTTTGGTGTGTGTTTGTCCATGTTCAACTACAT TCACTTTAGAGAGATCAGTAGTATATTTCTGGTGCTGATCCCAGAGCTATGCTTCATGCTGTGTCTGTTTGGATACCTGGTCTTCATGGTGATCTATAAGTGGGTGGTGTATGGCCCTCTGAACTCTGACTCCGCCCCCAGCATCCTCATCCACTTTATAGACATGTTCCTGTTTACTGAGAACAAGGACAACAAACCACTGTATGAGGGCCAG atGACAGTGCAGAAGATTCTGGTGATTGTGGCACTATTGTCTGTTCCTGTGCTGCTCCTGGGAAAACCAATCCAAGAATACATCACGTACAGGAAGAAGAAAACTCAGTTTACA GGGGACCGGCGTCATCTGCTTGCTGAAAACGGCTCAGTAAACTCTCGCCAGGGAGATGTGGATGATCAAGAGGAG GAGTTCGATGCTTCGAACGTGTTCATGCACCAGGCCATTCACACTATCGAGTACTGTCTGGGGTGCATCTCCAATACGGCCTCGTACCTGCGACTCTGGGCCCTCAGCCTGGCTCATGCCC AGTTGTCTGAGGTGCTCTGGCTGATGGTAATGCAGA